In Paraburkholderia flava, one genomic interval encodes:
- a CDS encoding lipoprotein-releasing ABC transporter permease subunit, with the protein MKFPYEWQIGWRYTRAGKRTTGNGFISFIALVSMSGIALGVAALIVVLSVMNGFQKEVRDRMLSVLAHVEIFSPTGSMPNWQLTAKEARQNHEVIGAAPYVEAQALLTRADAVSGVALRGVEPSLEPEVSDIGKDMKEGTLNALTPGDFGIVLGADLAANLGVRKDDKITLVAPEGTMTPAGMLPRLKQFTVVGVFESGHYEYDSTLALINIRDAQALFRLPAPTGVRLRLKDMQRAPEVAHQLARSLSGDLYIRDWTQQNKTWFSAVQIEKRMMFIILTLIIAVAAFNLVSSLVMTVTNKQADIAILRTLGAQPGSIMKIFVVQGVTIGFIGTATGVALGCLVAWSIPWLVPMIEHLLGVQFLPPSVYFISELPSELVASDVIRIGVIAFVLSSLATLYPSWRGAKIRPAEALRYE; encoded by the coding sequence TTGAAATTTCCCTACGAATGGCAGATTGGCTGGCGCTATACCCGCGCCGGCAAACGCACGACCGGCAACGGCTTCATCTCGTTCATCGCGCTCGTGTCGATGTCGGGCATCGCGCTCGGCGTTGCGGCGCTGATCGTTGTGCTCTCGGTGATGAACGGCTTCCAGAAGGAAGTCCGCGACCGCATGCTGTCGGTGCTCGCGCACGTCGAGATCTTTTCGCCGACCGGCTCGATGCCCAACTGGCAGCTGACCGCGAAGGAAGCGCGACAGAACCACGAGGTGATCGGCGCGGCGCCTTACGTCGAAGCGCAGGCGCTGCTCACGCGCGCCGATGCGGTGAGCGGGGTCGCGTTGCGCGGGGTCGAGCCGTCGCTGGAGCCGGAGGTGTCGGACATCGGCAAGGACATGAAGGAAGGCACGCTGAACGCGCTGACGCCCGGCGATTTCGGCATTGTGCTAGGCGCCGATCTCGCGGCCAACCTCGGCGTGCGCAAGGACGACAAGATCACACTTGTCGCACCGGAGGGCACGATGACGCCGGCCGGCATGCTGCCGCGTCTCAAGCAGTTCACCGTGGTCGGCGTGTTCGAGTCCGGGCATTACGAATACGACAGTACGCTCGCGCTGATCAACATCCGCGATGCGCAGGCGCTGTTCCGATTGCCTGCGCCGACCGGCGTTCGATTGCGATTGAAGGACATGCAGCGTGCGCCAGAGGTCGCGCATCAGCTTGCGCGCTCGTTATCGGGCGACCTGTACATCCGCGACTGGACCCAGCAGAACAAGACGTGGTTCTCGGCCGTGCAGATCGAGAAACGGATGATGTTCATCATCCTCACGCTGATCATCGCGGTCGCGGCATTCAATCTCGTGTCGTCGCTGGTGATGACGGTGACCAACAAGCAGGCGGACATCGCGATCCTGCGCACGCTCGGCGCGCAGCCGGGATCGATCATGAAGATCTTCGTCGTGCAGGGCGTGACGATCGGCTTCATCGGCACGGCGACGGGTGTCGCGCTCGGCTGTCTCGTCGCGTGGAGCATTCCGTGGCTCGTGCCGATGATCGAGCATCTGCTCGGCGTGCAGTTCCTGCCGCCGTCGGTGTACTTCATCAGTGAGCTGCCGTCGGAGCTGGTTGCCAGCGACGTGATCCGCATCGGCGTGATCGCGTTCGTGCTGTCGTCGCTCGCGACGCTGTACCCGAGCTGGCGCGGTGCGAAGATTCGTCCGGCGGAGGCGCTCCGCTATGAGTAA